A single genomic interval of Microbulbifer variabilis harbors:
- a CDS encoding SLC13 family permease encodes MTFSQLFVAGTFGLVIFTLIFTRVRPSLVFASAAIVCFLTGLVPAESVLQKAVNPGLVTLVVLLLISIGLEKARWLRAISDGLIGGKLISSLLRLTSATALSSAFLNNTAIVAALASSVKAQKRHPSGKLLLPLSYAAILGGTLTLIGTSTNLIVNSFVLDRGAASLDFFAFLPIGSAAVMVGLVVLLLCNHLLPEGGAVEEEAAQYLLEAEVIPASPLDGHSVEQNNLRQLETLYLIEIVRGGQSISPVAPTELIRSGDKLIFSGDVRDLQRLQAIEGLHLFALDDDTLHMDLTEVVLTPNSSIVGETLKSCQFRTRFDAAVVAMRRGGDRLSGKLGEVELQPGDALLLAVGQDFKHHRNIDKNFYVISGTDVQRQLTSRDSWLLGLGFASVVAGSALGLFSLLKGLVVLLGFMVILNIVTTTELQRRFPFQIWIIIASALVLAEAFSGSGLADSLALSMRDSLQGAGPFVGVIGIFLLTLLLTELMTNNAAAALTFPLAWSLADSFGVSWMPFVMAVAYGASASFLTPFGYQTNLIVQNLGGYHLRDFLRAGLPLTIAYSITVLILLPIIFPFK; translated from the coding sequence ATGACTTTTTCCCAATTATTTGTTGCTGGCACTTTCGGTCTAGTTATCTTTACGCTGATTTTTACTCGTGTTCGTCCCTCCTTGGTTTTTGCCTCTGCTGCTATTGTATGTTTTTTGACCGGGTTAGTTCCAGCCGAGTCGGTGCTACAAAAGGCGGTTAACCCCGGCTTGGTGACATTGGTCGTGTTACTACTAATCTCTATTGGCTTGGAGAAAGCACGCTGGCTCCGGGCGATATCTGATGGTTTGATCGGTGGGAAGTTAATATCCAGCCTACTTAGACTTACCAGTGCTACCGCCCTGAGTTCTGCCTTTTTAAATAACACAGCTATTGTCGCGGCGTTGGCATCCAGTGTTAAGGCTCAGAAGCGCCATCCTTCAGGTAAGCTCCTGTTGCCTTTATCTTATGCAGCCATTCTCGGTGGTACACTGACACTAATAGGCACCTCTACTAATTTGATTGTAAATAGCTTTGTCTTGGATAGGGGGGCGGCGTCACTGGACTTTTTTGCTTTCCTACCTATTGGTAGTGCCGCGGTTATGGTAGGGCTGGTAGTATTGTTACTGTGCAATCATCTACTCCCCGAGGGGGGTGCCGTAGAGGAGGAGGCGGCTCAGTATTTGTTGGAGGCTGAAGTCATTCCCGCTTCACCGTTGGATGGCCACAGTGTCGAGCAAAACAATTTACGCCAACTCGAAACACTCTACCTAATCGAAATTGTTCGTGGAGGGCAGAGTATTAGCCCTGTAGCCCCCACCGAACTTATTCGTAGTGGTGACAAGCTGATTTTTAGTGGTGATGTACGTGACCTACAAAGGCTCCAGGCTATAGAGGGGCTGCATTTGTTTGCATTGGATGATGATACTCTGCATATGGACCTGACAGAGGTCGTTCTAACTCCCAATTCCAGTATCGTCGGTGAAACCTTAAAAAGTTGTCAGTTTCGAACTCGTTTCGATGCAGCCGTGGTGGCAATGCGCCGAGGCGGTGATCGCCTGTCCGGAAAGCTTGGTGAGGTTGAGCTTCAACCTGGTGATGCCTTACTTTTGGCGGTAGGGCAGGATTTTAAGCACCATCGTAATATTGATAAGAATTTCTATGTAATCAGTGGTACTGATGTACAGCGCCAACTAACTTCTAGGGACAGTTGGTTACTGGGGCTGGGGTTCGCTAGTGTTGTGGCAGGATCAGCTCTGGGGCTCTTTTCACTACTAAAAGGCTTGGTGGTATTGCTAGGTTTTATGGTGATATTGAACATCGTTACTACCACTGAACTACAACGGCGCTTTCCATTCCAGATCTGGATCATTATTGCCAGTGCGTTAGTCTTAGCAGAAGCTTTCTCCGGTAGTGGACTGGCAGATAGTCTTGCTCTGTCAATGCGAGATTCACTCCAGGGGGCTGGACCATTTGTTGGGGTTATTGGTATTTTTTTGCTGACTCTGTTGTTAACCGAATTGATGACCAATAATGCTGCAGCGGCGCTCACATTTCCATTAGCCTGGAGTTTAGCCGATAGCTTTGGCGTTAGTTGGATGCCGTTTGTGATGGCTGTAGCTTATGGGGCCAGTGCAAGTTTCCTGACGCCTTTTGGTTATCAAACTAATTTAATTGTACAAAACTTGGGTGGCTACCATTTACGTGACTTCTTACGTGCAGGCTTACCCCTCACAATTGCCTATTCAATAACAGTTTTGATACTACTGCCAATCATATTTCCTTTTAAGTGA
- a CDS encoding glycosyltransferase family 1 protein yields the protein MEVASRWIVVEEGPNPSTDYFVIPYLRKLGVNIKRLTFNELPSEGELKGVQLIFVRYISRSWQSLIQQNLSKLSGVSVFLDDDLLDWSAFARMPVRYQSKILRYSWSKQRWLKSIGAKLLVSTPFLQNKYRDWSPELLSAEPLDLDKGQQLSIFYHGSASHYEDINWLYPIIKEVMAENPDLSFEIIGDKHVNRLFSGVPRVRVLYPMKWPTYLSLLRRPGRSIGLAPLLDSPFNRARSHTKFYDITQAGAVGIYAEGAIYGKVVRHQENGILLPMEPSLWIEGILQLAADDALRGKLLSEAKKCL from the coding sequence ATGGAAGTAGCTAGCCGTTGGATCGTTGTAGAGGAGGGGCCTAATCCCTCGACCGATTACTTTGTTATTCCCTACTTACGCAAGCTTGGGGTAAATATCAAGCGCTTAACTTTCAATGAGCTTCCTTCTGAAGGTGAGCTCAAAGGGGTGCAGCTCATTTTTGTACGTTATATTTCTCGTTCCTGGCAATCACTGATACAACAGAATTTAAGCAAGTTATCTGGCGTTTCGGTATTTCTTGATGATGATTTGTTGGATTGGTCTGCCTTCGCGAGGATGCCAGTGCGCTATCAGTCCAAAATCCTGCGCTATAGCTGGTCCAAACAGCGTTGGCTAAAGTCTATAGGGGCGAAATTACTGGTCTCAACTCCATTTCTACAGAATAAATATCGGGATTGGTCCCCTGAATTATTGTCGGCAGAGCCACTGGATCTAGATAAAGGCCAGCAACTTTCTATTTTCTATCATGGATCAGCGTCCCACTATGAGGACATCAACTGGCTCTATCCAATTATCAAAGAAGTAATGGCAGAAAATCCGGATCTGAGCTTTGAGATTATTGGGGATAAACATGTAAATCGTTTATTTAGTGGTGTACCAAGAGTACGGGTACTGTACCCCATGAAATGGCCTACTTATTTATCCTTGCTACGGAGGCCGGGACGTTCTATAGGCTTAGCTCCTCTTTTGGACAGCCCCTTCAATAGGGCAAGATCCCATACCAAATTTTATGATATTACGCAGGCAGGTGCGGTGGGCATTTATGCGGAGGGGGCTATCTACGGTAAGGTGGTTCGACATCAGGAGAATGGAATTCTATTGCCTATGGAGCCATCACTCTGGATAGAAGGCATTTTACAATTGGCAGCTGATGATGCTTTAAGAGGAAAACTGCTGAGTGAGGCAAAAAAATGCCTGTAG
- a CDS encoding capsular polysaccharide biosynthesis protein: MRTLERFLGAKCQYVFSRPNRNVSQMVGWGLKATSIKAKRIATRNGLPYFCIEDGFLRSLGLGVEGAQAHSLVMDYSGIYYDASRPSDLEGLISASDFSVEELNRAENGLYLLRTHRLCKYNKSVDIPLDLADERPAILVVDQTYGDISITAGLASESHFREMLRSAITENPGAEICVKVHPDVISGRKRGYLQELAKQEGCRIIGQDLSPWSIFDRVEKVYVVTSQLGFDALIAGKEVHCFGVPFYAGWGLTKDRQFVDRRNVKRTLTEIFCAAYLRYCRYINPYTGVTCEFEDTLSLILEQKRQWQRFQGTWLGIGFSPWKRSFIPNFLGDKSRITFFRSLDRAAITRPNTNILVWASKVTDSLVEQCQQNQLNLWRIEDGFLRSTGLGADLVKPSSLVLDACGIYFDARYSSDLEVYLNSARFSSESLIQAKILRDNLINKRVTKYNIGRELSPYELEIPRDKKIILIPGQVESDASIATGSPLIKSNYALLKEVRARNPSAHIIYKPHPDVVEGAREGGMPVGAKSLYDSLIEKGDISLLLDKVDEVHTMSSLCGFEALLREIKVVTYGLPFYAGWGLTEDILLSAPVYDAFDLQSFKLRRQRALSLEQLIAGTLLFYPVYVDSVSGEFIDAKTNIEILQKSRKSDQSASFFLQIFRWYRSRFLKY, translated from the coding sequence ATGCGTACCCTAGAGCGTTTTCTTGGTGCTAAGTGTCAATATGTATTTTCCAGGCCTAATAGAAACGTAAGCCAAATGGTGGGCTGGGGGCTCAAGGCTACGTCGATAAAGGCAAAGCGAATAGCCACACGGAATGGACTTCCTTACTTCTGTATTGAGGATGGTTTTTTACGCTCTCTGGGGTTGGGAGTGGAGGGAGCACAAGCGCATAGTTTGGTCATGGACTATAGCGGTATTTATTACGACGCCTCTCGCCCCAGTGATCTTGAGGGCTTGATCAGTGCAAGTGATTTTAGCGTTGAAGAACTCAATAGGGCTGAAAATGGACTTTATCTTCTTCGTACCCACCGTTTGTGCAAATATAACAAATCGGTTGACATCCCTCTGGATTTAGCAGATGAGCGTCCGGCGATCCTGGTGGTAGACCAGACTTATGGTGATATATCAATAACCGCTGGGTTGGCTTCCGAGAGCCACTTCAGGGAAATGCTGCGAAGTGCGATTACTGAAAATCCAGGTGCTGAGATCTGTGTCAAAGTACATCCTGACGTTATTTCAGGCAGAAAACGTGGTTATTTGCAAGAGCTTGCAAAGCAAGAAGGCTGTAGGATTATTGGACAGGATTTATCTCCATGGTCAATATTTGACCGCGTTGAAAAAGTCTATGTAGTTACCAGTCAGCTGGGTTTTGATGCATTGATCGCAGGTAAGGAAGTGCACTGTTTTGGTGTTCCTTTCTATGCAGGCTGGGGGCTCACAAAGGATCGCCAGTTTGTTGACAGACGCAATGTAAAACGAACACTGACTGAAATTTTCTGTGCGGCCTATCTTCGCTATTGCCGTTATATCAATCCTTATACGGGTGTTACATGCGAATTTGAAGATACGTTGTCATTGATTTTGGAACAAAAAAGACAGTGGCAACGTTTTCAGGGGACATGGTTAGGAATTGGATTTTCCCCATGGAAACGCAGTTTTATTCCCAATTTTTTGGGGGATAAATCTAGGATTACTTTCTTCAGATCTCTTGATAGGGCTGCAATAACCAGACCTAATACCAATATTTTGGTGTGGGCCAGTAAGGTTACAGATTCTTTGGTTGAGCAGTGTCAACAAAATCAATTAAATTTATGGAGAATTGAAGATGGTTTTCTACGCTCAACGGGTTTGGGTGCTGACCTGGTAAAACCAAGCTCATTGGTATTGGATGCGTGTGGTATTTATTTTGATGCCCGCTATTCCAGTGATCTGGAAGTGTATCTCAATAGTGCTAGATTTTCATCGGAAAGTTTAATTCAAGCAAAAATATTGCGAGATAATTTAATAAATAAAAGAGTAACTAAATATAACATTGGTCGAGAATTGTCACCTTATGAGCTGGAGATTCCGAGGGATAAAAAAATTATTCTAATTCCCGGTCAAGTTGAGAGTGATGCTTCCATTGCCACTGGATCGCCGCTAATAAAAAGTAACTATGCTTTGTTGAAAGAGGTGAGGGCGAGAAATCCTAGTGCCCATATTATCTATAAGCCCCACCCAGATGTTGTTGAAGGTGCAAGAGAAGGGGGGATGCCTGTAGGTGCAAAATCCCTTTACGACAGTTTAATTGAAAAAGGTGATATTTCTCTGCTTTTGGATAAAGTGGATGAAGTGCATACCATGAGTTCACTGTGTGGTTTTGAGGCTTTGTTGCGAGAAATCAAAGTGGTAACTTATGGGCTTCCTTTTTATGCTGGTTGGGGGCTTACAGAAGATATACTTCTCAGTGCGCCAGTATATGACGCTTTCGATTTGCAGTCTTTTAAACTTCGGCGGCAAAGAGCGTTAAGTTTGGAGCAGTTAATCGCTGGTACTCTACTTTTCTATCCTGTATATGTGGATTCGGTGAGCGGTGAATTTATTGATGCAAAAACCAACATTGAGATCTTGCAAAAAAGTCGCAAATCCGATCAATCGGCAAGCTTTTTCTTGCAGATATTTCGTTGGTATCGGAGTCGATTTTTAAAGTATTGA
- a CDS encoding phytanoyl-CoA dioxygenase family protein — protein MWRSMVGLSWKVPKWIFESLSWGKSFKNNPLLGNSFLNRCGLHVIRVILAHLLFRFRLLLLSPLVSSEDRREFIRNGYLLKKNFLSQAEFQRLTKELIELKAPVREVIEGTTITQRVFMDSTERAKTPNFQRLYSHKGLDRLMRYCSSKNRPPLFYIENLCNHANVTPRPDPQRDLHADTFHPCVKAWLYIDDSSDTNGSFVYVPGSHRLTWRRLKWEYRQSLEACKKGADRAPGRYWDGSFRVSTQELAEMGFKAEKLSVPKNTLIIGNVYGFHCRGRALQKSHRMTVWMQARDNPFNPLFTPFPRSTALLFEWIWKKALMKIDSRKTEGGEQSNYFGTFNRAKSVMASKILESE, from the coding sequence ATGTGGCGTTCTATGGTTGGGCTAAGCTGGAAAGTACCAAAGTGGATTTTTGAGTCGCTCAGCTGGGGTAAAAGTTTTAAGAATAATCCCCTGCTGGGCAATAGCTTCTTAAATCGCTGTGGGTTACATGTGATCAGAGTTATTCTGGCCCACCTGCTTTTTCGATTTCGTCTTTTACTATTATCTCCTTTGGTCTCCTCAGAAGATCGGCGTGAATTCATACGTAATGGTTATTTACTTAAGAAAAATTTTCTTTCTCAGGCTGAGTTTCAACGCTTGACTAAAGAGTTGATTGAGCTGAAGGCCCCTGTCAGAGAGGTTATTGAGGGAACTACCATTACCCAACGAGTCTTTATGGACTCTACGGAGAGAGCTAAAACACCAAACTTTCAAAGGCTTTATTCCCATAAAGGTTTGGATAGATTGATGCGTTATTGTTCCTCAAAGAATCGACCTCCACTCTTTTATATTGAAAATTTATGTAACCATGCGAACGTTACTCCACGTCCAGATCCTCAGCGGGATTTGCATGCAGACACGTTTCATCCATGTGTAAAAGCCTGGTTATACATAGATGATTCTTCAGATACTAATGGCTCATTTGTTTATGTTCCCGGTTCCCACCGGTTGACATGGAGGCGGCTCAAATGGGAATACAGGCAGAGTTTAGAAGCATGTAAGAAAGGGGCCGATCGTGCTCCAGGGCGCTATTGGGATGGCTCATTTCGCGTAAGTACTCAGGAACTGGCAGAAATGGGTTTTAAAGCGGAGAAGCTATCCGTGCCGAAAAATACGCTTATCATTGGCAATGTTTATGGTTTCCATTGCCGTGGTAGAGCGCTACAAAAGTCACACCGAATGACGGTTTGGATGCAGGCGCGTGATAACCCATTTAACCCCTTGTTCACCCCTTTCCCGAGATCAACCGCGTTGCTATTTGAGTGGATATGGAAGAAGGCGTTGATGAAGATTGATAGCCGGAAAACAGAAGGAGGAGAACAGAGTAACTATTTTGGTACCTTTAATCGTGCTAAAAGTGTGATGGCTTCCAAAATACTTGAGTCTGAATAA
- a CDS encoding capsule biosynthesis protein, which produces MSVAVFLQGPHGPFFAQLAKRFSQLGVVTHKINFNGGDRYFGWGNYQVDFTGREADWPSFFRRYLSEHGADTVFAYGDCRRLHESAKKVCQSMGVAFIVFEEGYLRPDFVTMEWGGVNAFSSTDWSRQAIDQYLPRGCTPAAPVGHTFWRRAYFASAYYLAMRFAQSEFASYRHHRNRSWLQEGVCWLRSFYRKGLYKFNERGLIRQMTGKYSGRFYLFPLQTCDDFQLRKHSDLLSIENAIDVVCKSFARNAPEDTVIVFKHHPMDRGFCHYQRLISVLEARYRISGRVIYCHDLHLPTLLDHTRGVVTINSTVGISALLHKVPTKVMGRSLYDLPGLTHQGSLSSFWKKPEPVDINFFRRFHTYLYERTQVDGSFSRGLKSTVDRICARLKEVGRKDSILPLSKPVGTNIRTDAK; this is translated from the coding sequence ATGTCTGTGGCAGTATTTTTACAGGGACCGCATGGCCCGTTTTTTGCCCAGCTGGCAAAGCGGTTTTCGCAACTCGGTGTTGTTACCCACAAGATCAACTTCAATGGAGGTGATCGCTACTTTGGCTGGGGGAACTACCAAGTAGATTTCACCGGTAGAGAAGCTGACTGGCCATCTTTTTTTCGTCGTTATCTTTCTGAGCATGGCGCTGATACGGTTTTTGCATATGGCGACTGCAGAAGGCTGCATGAAAGCGCCAAAAAAGTATGCCAATCGATGGGAGTTGCTTTTATCGTTTTCGAGGAAGGCTATCTGCGCCCCGATTTTGTCACTATGGAGTGGGGTGGGGTTAATGCTTTTTCCTCAACTGATTGGTCCAGGCAGGCAATAGACCAATATCTACCTAGAGGCTGTACCCCGGCGGCGCCAGTTGGTCATACTTTTTGGCGGCGTGCCTACTTCGCATCTGCTTATTACTTGGCTATGCGTTTTGCCCAATCAGAGTTTGCCAGTTATCGCCATCACCGGAATCGCAGTTGGTTACAGGAGGGCGTCTGTTGGCTGAGAAGCTTTTATCGTAAGGGACTCTATAAGTTCAACGAGCGCGGCCTTATCCGCCAGATGACTGGAAAGTACAGTGGCCGTTTTTACCTGTTTCCTCTGCAGACCTGCGATGATTTTCAGTTGCGCAAGCATTCTGACCTGCTCTCGATTGAGAATGCGATAGATGTCGTGTGTAAATCTTTTGCACGAAATGCGCCTGAAGATACGGTCATTGTTTTTAAGCACCATCCGATGGACCGCGGCTTTTGCCACTATCAAAGGCTGATCAGTGTACTGGAAGCGCGTTATCGGATAAGTGGGCGGGTGATTTATTGTCATGATCTGCATTTACCGACCTTGTTGGACCATACAAGGGGTGTGGTAACTATCAACAGTACTGTGGGCATTTCCGCACTGCTTCACAAGGTGCCTACCAAGGTAATGGGGCGGTCCTTATATGATTTGCCGGGTTTGACGCACCAGGGCAGCCTTTCTAGTTTCTGGAAAAAGCCAGAGCCGGTAGACATCAATTTTTTCCGGCGTTTTCATACTTATCTGTATGAGCGCACACAGGTGGATGGCAGCTTTTCCCGAGGGCTTAAGTCGACAGTGGACAGGATTTGTGCCCGTTTGAAGGAAGTTGGTAGAAAAGACTCCATTTTGCCGCTATCAAAGCCTGTCGGCACTAATATCAGGACCGATGCAAAATGA
- a CDS encoding DEAD/DEAH box helicase, translating to MTDTPKPAGFDQLGLPPEILTAIEKLGYETPSPIQAQTIPSLLENRDVLGQAQTGTGKTAAFALPLLSKLDLKNRRPQALVLAPTRELAIQVAEACQAYASNLKGFHVAPIYGGADYRGQIQQLKRGVQLVVGTPGRVMDHMRRGSLDLSNLSTLVLDEADEMLRMGFIDDVQWVLEQIPEERQIALFSATMPKEIARIAREHLHEPVEVKIRVKQETAETIRQRYWPVGGLHKLDALTRILEAEPVDATIIFVRTKNSTVELADKLAARGFASAALNGDMAQNLREQVIDKLKNGKLDIVVATDVAARGLDVKRISHVINYDIPYDTEAYIHRIGRTGRAGREGDAILFVAPRERRMLRVIEKATKKPIEKLELPSAEMVNSARMQRFRERITATLEGQTDLAPYRLLVEEFLAQNEVDPLDVAAALASMAQGDQPLLIKEQESKPRRERERRERDDDFEGRRRKKDGYEKDRKMPAPDEGLERYRIEVGREHGVRPGGIVGAIANEVDLDSSYIGRIEIYGDFTTVDLPEGMPKEIFQHLKKVRVAGKPMKISRFDESAVKAKGKPKGKPKGKPKGKPKFKRDNGGE from the coding sequence ATGACCGATACCCCAAAACCGGCCGGCTTCGACCAGCTGGGCCTGCCGCCTGAAATCCTAACTGCCATCGAAAAACTGGGCTATGAGACCCCCTCTCCGATTCAGGCACAGACAATCCCCTCCCTGTTGGAGAATCGCGATGTGCTGGGCCAGGCCCAGACCGGCACCGGCAAAACAGCTGCTTTTGCACTGCCTTTACTGTCCAAACTGGACCTGAAAAACCGTCGGCCGCAAGCTTTGGTACTAGCGCCGACTCGTGAATTGGCTATCCAGGTAGCTGAGGCTTGCCAGGCTTATGCTTCTAACCTGAAAGGCTTCCATGTGGCTCCAATTTATGGCGGTGCCGACTATCGTGGACAGATCCAACAATTAAAACGCGGTGTGCAGCTAGTGGTGGGTACCCCTGGCCGAGTGATGGATCATATGCGTCGCGGTTCCCTGGATCTCTCCAATCTGAGTACCTTGGTGCTGGATGAGGCCGATGAAATGTTGCGCATGGGTTTTATCGACGATGTGCAGTGGGTATTGGAACAGATTCCGGAAGAGCGCCAGATCGCGCTGTTCTCCGCCACCATGCCCAAAGAGATCGCTCGGATAGCTCGCGAGCATTTACACGAGCCAGTTGAAGTCAAAATCCGTGTCAAGCAAGAGACTGCGGAGACCATCCGCCAGCGCTACTGGCCCGTGGGCGGTTTGCATAAACTGGATGCCCTGACTCGTATCCTCGAAGCCGAGCCGGTAGATGCCACGATTATTTTCGTACGCACCAAAAACAGCACTGTTGAGCTTGCAGACAAGCTGGCCGCGCGCGGTTTTGCCAGTGCCGCCCTGAATGGCGATATGGCGCAGAACCTGCGCGAGCAGGTAATCGATAAGCTTAAGAACGGCAAGCTCGATATTGTTGTGGCCACTGATGTGGCAGCGCGCGGACTGGATGTGAAACGTATCAGCCACGTGATCAACTACGACATCCCTTACGATACCGAAGCCTATATTCATCGTATCGGTCGTACCGGCCGCGCCGGTCGTGAAGGGGATGCCATCTTGTTTGTGGCGCCGCGTGAACGCCGTATGCTACGTGTTATTGAGAAGGCCACCAAGAAGCCCATTGAGAAGCTGGAGTTACCCAGTGCCGAGATGGTTAACAGTGCCCGTATGCAGCGCTTCCGCGAGCGTATTACCGCAACCCTGGAAGGCCAGACAGACCTGGCACCCTACCGCTTGCTGGTGGAGGAATTCCTCGCCCAGAATGAAGTGGACCCACTGGATGTCGCTGCTGCCTTGGCCTCCATGGCCCAGGGTGACCAGCCGCTGCTGATCAAAGAGCAGGAGTCCAAGCCGCGCAGGGAAAGGGAACGCCGCGAGCGGGACGATGATTTTGAAGGGCGTCGCCGTAAGAAAGACGGTTATGAAAAAGACCGCAAGATGCCGGCACCCGATGAGGGGCTGGAGCGCTACCGTATCGAAGTTGGTCGCGAGCACGGTGTGCGTCCGGGTGGTATCGTTGGTGCCATTGCCAACGAGGTGGATCTGGATAGTTCCTATATAGGTCGTATTGAGATCTATGGAGACTTCACCACCGTGGACCTTCCGGAAGGTATGCCCAAGGAAATCTTCCAGCATCTGAAGAAGGTACGGGTGGCTGGTAAGCCCATGAAGATTTCCCGTTTTGATGAGTCGGCCGTTAAGGCGAAGGGCAAACCTAAAGGTAAGCCCAAAGGCAAACCCAAGGGCAAGCCCAAGTTCAAACGGGATAATGGCGGGGAGTAA
- a CDS encoding cytochrome b → MSTTNDRWNSVSKGLHWLFVILLLAVWGAVELHEFFERDDPMRGWFMRLHFSLGVAVLMLLAVRLYWRARHKRPQIQGRSWQKALSNLTHGALYLVLLAMPVSGIAMRQLFGRDTEFFDLFALPRLLAENSDLGKQLGFLHKDVLWPALLILVGLHIAAALWHHFVMRDSTLTRMLPQR, encoded by the coding sequence ATGTCCACAACGAATGATCGCTGGAACTCAGTGAGTAAAGGCCTGCATTGGCTGTTTGTGATTCTACTACTGGCGGTATGGGGCGCCGTAGAGCTGCACGAATTCTTTGAACGCGACGATCCAATGCGCGGCTGGTTTATGCGCCTGCACTTCTCTCTGGGTGTCGCGGTGTTAATGCTGCTGGCAGTTCGTCTCTACTGGCGTGCGCGCCACAAGCGCCCGCAGATCCAGGGCCGCTCCTGGCAGAAGGCCTTATCCAACCTGACCCATGGTGCTCTCTACTTGGTTTTACTAGCAATGCCGGTTTCCGGTATTGCGATGCGTCAGCTGTTCGGCAGGGATACAGAGTTTTTTGACCTTTTTGCCCTACCGCGCCTACTGGCAGAGAATTCAGACCTGGGCAAGCAGCTCGGTTTCCTGCACAAGGATGTTCTGTGGCCGGCCCTGCTGATATTGGTGGGACTGCATATCGCCGCCGCGCTCTGGCACCACTTCGTCATGCGCGATAGCACTCTGACCCGTATGTTACCGCAGCGCTAA